The following proteins come from a genomic window of Malus sylvestris chromosome 4, drMalSylv7.2, whole genome shotgun sequence:
- the LOC126619625 gene encoding 14 kDa proline-rich protein DC2.15-like, whose amino-acid sequence MASKRIASLAVFISLNLLSALVEASPNPNKTACPRDALKLGVCANVLSGLVNVNVGQVPLRPCCSVLFGLVDLEAAVCLCTAIKANILGINLNIPIAVSLLLSACGENIPEGFQCP is encoded by the coding sequence ATGGCTTCAAAAAGAATTGCGTCACTTGCTGTCTTCATCTCACTCAATCTCCTCTCCGCCCTCGTCGAAGCCAGCCCAAACCCTAACAAAACTGCCTGCCCAAGGGATGCCCTAAAATTAGGGGTTTGCGCCAACGTCTTGAGTGGGTTGGTGAACGTCAACGTTGGTCAGGTTCCACTAAGACCTTGCTGCTCTGTGCTCTTTGGCCTCGTTGACCTCGAGGCTGCTGTGTGCCTTTGCACGGCCATCAAAGCGAACATTTTGGGCATCAACCTCAACATTCCGATTGCTGTCAGCTTGCTTCTTAGTGCTTGTGGAGAAAATATTCCAGAAGGGTTCCAGTGTCCCTAG